In Rosa chinensis cultivar Old Blush chromosome 1, RchiOBHm-V2, whole genome shotgun sequence, a genomic segment contains:
- the LOC112192840 gene encoding leucine--tRNA ligase, cytoplasmic isoform X1 produces MRIKWTTKFHCASLIKRYFTSGDMAEEGGKSFARRDRLLEIEAKARNWWEEKQVFRAESCEKPPGPGEKFFGNFPFPYMNGFLHLGHAFSLSKLEFAAAYHRLRGANVLLPFAFHCTGMPIKASADKLTREIQQFGEPPVFPEKVEKGNEEVEVEAEDVNAGAPPAKHKGKKSKAASKSGGEVYQWEIMRSFGLSDSDISKFQDPYKWLTYFPPLAVEDLKAFGLGCDWRRSFITTDMNPFFDAFVRWQVRKLKSMGKIVKDLRYTIYSPMDGQPCADHDRSSGEGVQPQEYTVIKMELMAPFPPKLGVLEGRKVFLAAATLRPETMYGQTNAWVLPDGKYGAFEINETDVFILTQRAARNLAYQKYSRVPEKPTCLVELTGYDLIGLPLKSPLALNEIIYALPMLTVLTDKGTGIVTSVPTDSPDDYMALHDLKSKPAFRAKYGVKDEWVLPFENIPIIDIPGFGNNAAEKVCAELKIKSQNEKEKLAEAKRLTYLKGFNEGTMILGEFKGRKVQEVKPLIRSKLIEAGEAISYSEPEKRVLSRSGDECVVALTDQWYITYGETEWKKLAEECLSGMNLYSDETRHGFEHTLSWLNQWACSRSFGLGTRIPWDEEFLVESLSDSTIYMAYYTIAHFLHNGDMYGSSKSAIKPEQMTDEVWDYVFCDGPYPKSSEISSSILSKMKQEFEYWYPFDLRVSGKDLIQNHLTFCIYNHTAIMSKKHWPRGFRCNGHIMLNAQKMSKSTGNFRTIRQAIDEFSADATRFSLADAGDGVDDANFAFDTANAAILRLTKEISWTEEVLGAESSLRTGPPTTYADRVFANEINIAVNRTEQNYSGYMFREALKTGFYDLQAARDEYRFSCGDGGMNRDLVWRFMDVQTRLITPICPHYGEYVWKELLKKDGFVVNAGWPLADAPDLTLQSANKYLQESIILMRKLLQKQVLGSKKGNKKGTPVTVLTEDHNLTGLIYVNEHFDGWKAECLKILQINFNRDGRTFSSDKVMQEALQKSSIGQSKDFRQIQKLCMPFMKFKKDEAIAIGAQALDLKLPFGEIEVLQENLDLIKRQLGLQEVEILSATNPDALSKAGSLVKLLEQNPPAPGSPTAIFLT; encoded by the exons ATGAGAATAAAGTGGACTACAAAATTCCACTGTGCCAGTTTGATTAAAAG GTACTTTACTAGTGGTGATATGGCGGAGGAAGGCGGGAAGAGCTTTGCCAGGAGAGACCGGCTTTTAGAGATCGAGGCAAAGGCTCGAAACTGGTGGGAGGAGAAACAAGTTTTCAGGGCAGAGTCTTGTGAAAAGCCTCCCGGACCGGGGGAGAAGTTCTTTGGAAACTTCCCCTTCCCTTATATGAATGGTTTTCTGCATCTCGGACATGCTTTTTCACTCTCGAAGCTGGAGTTTGCTGCGGCCTATCATAGATTGAGAGGCGCAAATGTGCTCCTGCCGTTTGCTTTTCACTGTACTGGCATGCCCATCAAGGCCTCAGCTGATAAGCTTACTAGGGAGATTCAACAGTTTGGAGAACCTCCTGTTTTTCCCGAAAAAGTGGAGAAGGGGAACGAGGAAGTGGAAGTGGAAGCCGAGGATGTCAATGCAGGTGCACCTCCAGCCAAGCATAAGGGAAAGAAGTCGAAGGCTGCATCAAAATCAGGCGGCGAAGTGTACCAATGGGAAATTATGCGAAGCTTTGGCCTCTCTGACAGTGACATATCCAAATTTCAGGATCCTTATAAGTGGTTGACTTATTTTCCCCCATTGGCAGTGGAGGACCTCAAGGCTTTTGGCCTGGGCTGTGACTGGAGACGTTCCTTTATTACTACAGACATGAATCCTTTTTTCGATGCCTTTGTGAGGTGGCAGGTTAGGAAACTGAAATCCATGGGCAAGATTGTCAAAGATCTCCGTTACACGATATACTCTCCGATGGATGGGCAACCGTGTGCAGATCATGATAGGTCCAGTGGTGAAGGAGTTCAGCCTCAAGAATACACTGTCATCAAAATGGAACTGATGGCACCTTTTCCTCCTAAATTGGGAGTGTTGGAGGGGAGAAAAGTGTTCCTTGCTGCAGCAACACTGAGACCTGAGACCATGTATGGACAAACAAATGCATGGGTATTGCCTGATGGTAAGTATGGTGCCTTTGAAATCAATGAAACAGATGTGTTTATTCTTACTCAGAGAGCAGCACGTAATCTTGCTTATCAAAAGTACTCTAGGGTCCCAGAGAAACCTACTTGCTTGGTTGAACTGACTGGTTATGATTTGATTGGCCTTCCATTGAAGTCACCACTAGCACTGAACGAGATTATTTATGCTCTTCCTATGTTGACTGTCCTAACAGACAAAGGTACTGGGATTGTGACCAGTGTACCTACCGATTCTCCGGATGATTATATGGCCTTGCATGACTTGAAATCAAAACCTGCTTTTAGGGCAAAATATGGTGTGAAAGATGAGTGGGTACTGCCCTTTGAGAATATCCCTATCATTGATATTCCAGGATTTGGAAATAATGCTGCGGAAAAGGTCTGTGCAGAACTCAAGATCAAAAGCCAGAATGAGAAAGAGAAGCTAGCAGAAGCCAAGAGGTTGACATACTTGAAAGGATTCAATGAAGGAACAATGATTTTGGGGGAGTTTAAGGGAAGAAAAGTCCAGGAGGTTAAACCCTTGATAAGGAGCAAGCTTATAGAGGCGGGGGAGGCAATATCATATAGTGAACCTGAGAAGCGAGTACTATCACGATCAGGTGATGAATGTGTTGTTGCGCTTACAGATCAATGGTACATCACATACGGGgaaactgaatggaaaaaaCTGGCTGAAGAGTGCTTGTCCGGCATGAATTTGTATTCTGATGAGACACGGCATGGATTTGAACACACATTGAGCTGGTTGAATCAGTGGGCTTGTTCACGATCTTTTGGTCTTGGGACTCGCATCCCCTGGGATGAAGAATTCTTAGTTGAGTCATTGTCTGATTCAACTATTTACATGGCTTATTACACCATTGCTCACTTCCTACACAATGGAGACATGTATGGTTCCAGCAAATCTGCAATTAAACCTGAACAAATGACTGATGAGGTCTGGGATTATGTTTTCTGTGATGGCCCATATCCTAAATCATCTGAGATCTCATCATCAATTCTGAGTAAGATGAAGCAGGAGTTTGAATATTGGTATCCTTTTGATCTTCGGGTGTCTGGCAAGGATCTAATACAAAATCATTTGACCTTCTGCATCTACAATCATACAGCTATTATGTCCAAGAAGCACTGGCCTCGTGGTTTCAGATGCAATGGGCACATAATGCTCAATGCTCAGAAAATGTCCAAGTCTACAGGGAACTTTAGAACAATTCGCCAGGCAATTGACGAATTTTCTGCTGATGCCACTCGGTTTTCTCTGGCTGATGCTGGAGATGGTGTTGATGATGCAAATTTTGCATTTGACACTGCCAATGCTGCAATCCTGCGGCTCACTAAAGAGATCTCATGGACGGAAGAAGTTTTGGGTGCAGAGTCTTCTTTGAGAACAGGCCCCCCAACTACTTATGCTGATAGGGTCTTTGCGAATGAGATAAATATTGCTGTGAACAGGACTGAGCAGAATTACAGCGGTTACATGTTCCGAGAAGCCCTCAAGACTGGATTTTATGATCTTCAAGCTGCTAGGGATGAGTATCGGTTTTCATGTGGTGATGGGGGAATGAACCGTGATTTGGTGTGGCGTTTTATGGATGTGCAGACACGTCTTATTACTCCAATCTGCCCACACTATGGAGAATACGTATGGAAGGAACTTTTGAAGAAGGACGGGTTTGTGGTAAACGCAGGATGGCCTTTGGCTGACGCTCCGGACCTAACCCTCCAGAGTGCCAATAAGTATTTGCAGGAATCAATCATTTTAATGAGGAAGCTCCTCCAAAAGCAAGTTTTAGGCTCAAAGAAGGGTAATAAGAAGGGTACTCCAGTTACAGTGTTGACAGAAGACCACAATCTAACTGGCTTAATTTATGTGAATGAGCACTTTGATGGATGGAAGGCAGAGTGCCTGAAAATCCTCCAAATTAACTTTAACAGAGACGGTCGTACTTTTTCTTCAGACAAGGTGATGCAAGAAGCATTGCAAAAAAGTTCTATTGGTCAGTCGAAAGATTTTAGACAAATCCAAAAGCTTTGTATGCCTTTCATGAAATTCAAGAAGGATGAGGCAATTGCAATTGGGGCTCAGGCCTTGGATTTGAAGCTGCCTTTTGGCGAGATTGAGGTCCTGCAAGAGAACTTGGACTTAATTAAGAGACAACTTGGTCTTCAAGAGGTAGAAATATTGTCTGCTACAAATCCTGATGCACTTTCTAAAGCAGGTTCTCTTGTCAAACTGTTAGAGCAGAATCCTCCAGCACCCGGAAGCCCTACTGCCATCTTCTTGACCTG A
- the LOC112192840 gene encoding leucine--tRNA ligase, cytoplasmic isoform X2, with protein sequence MAEEGGKSFARRDRLLEIEAKARNWWEEKQVFRAESCEKPPGPGEKFFGNFPFPYMNGFLHLGHAFSLSKLEFAAAYHRLRGANVLLPFAFHCTGMPIKASADKLTREIQQFGEPPVFPEKVEKGNEEVEVEAEDVNAGAPPAKHKGKKSKAASKSGGEVYQWEIMRSFGLSDSDISKFQDPYKWLTYFPPLAVEDLKAFGLGCDWRRSFITTDMNPFFDAFVRWQVRKLKSMGKIVKDLRYTIYSPMDGQPCADHDRSSGEGVQPQEYTVIKMELMAPFPPKLGVLEGRKVFLAAATLRPETMYGQTNAWVLPDGKYGAFEINETDVFILTQRAARNLAYQKYSRVPEKPTCLVELTGYDLIGLPLKSPLALNEIIYALPMLTVLTDKGTGIVTSVPTDSPDDYMALHDLKSKPAFRAKYGVKDEWVLPFENIPIIDIPGFGNNAAEKVCAELKIKSQNEKEKLAEAKRLTYLKGFNEGTMILGEFKGRKVQEVKPLIRSKLIEAGEAISYSEPEKRVLSRSGDECVVALTDQWYITYGETEWKKLAEECLSGMNLYSDETRHGFEHTLSWLNQWACSRSFGLGTRIPWDEEFLVESLSDSTIYMAYYTIAHFLHNGDMYGSSKSAIKPEQMTDEVWDYVFCDGPYPKSSEISSSILSKMKQEFEYWYPFDLRVSGKDLIQNHLTFCIYNHTAIMSKKHWPRGFRCNGHIMLNAQKMSKSTGNFRTIRQAIDEFSADATRFSLADAGDGVDDANFAFDTANAAILRLTKEISWTEEVLGAESSLRTGPPTTYADRVFANEINIAVNRTEQNYSGYMFREALKTGFYDLQAARDEYRFSCGDGGMNRDLVWRFMDVQTRLITPICPHYGEYVWKELLKKDGFVVNAGWPLADAPDLTLQSANKYLQESIILMRKLLQKQVLGSKKGNKKGTPVTVLTEDHNLTGLIYVNEHFDGWKAECLKILQINFNRDGRTFSSDKVMQEALQKSSIGQSKDFRQIQKLCMPFMKFKKDEAIAIGAQALDLKLPFGEIEVLQENLDLIKRQLGLQEVEILSATNPDALSKAGSLVKLLEQNPPAPGSPTAIFLT encoded by the exons ATGGCGGAGGAAGGCGGGAAGAGCTTTGCCAGGAGAGACCGGCTTTTAGAGATCGAGGCAAAGGCTCGAAACTGGTGGGAGGAGAAACAAGTTTTCAGGGCAGAGTCTTGTGAAAAGCCTCCCGGACCGGGGGAGAAGTTCTTTGGAAACTTCCCCTTCCCTTATATGAATGGTTTTCTGCATCTCGGACATGCTTTTTCACTCTCGAAGCTGGAGTTTGCTGCGGCCTATCATAGATTGAGAGGCGCAAATGTGCTCCTGCCGTTTGCTTTTCACTGTACTGGCATGCCCATCAAGGCCTCAGCTGATAAGCTTACTAGGGAGATTCAACAGTTTGGAGAACCTCCTGTTTTTCCCGAAAAAGTGGAGAAGGGGAACGAGGAAGTGGAAGTGGAAGCCGAGGATGTCAATGCAGGTGCACCTCCAGCCAAGCATAAGGGAAAGAAGTCGAAGGCTGCATCAAAATCAGGCGGCGAAGTGTACCAATGGGAAATTATGCGAAGCTTTGGCCTCTCTGACAGTGACATATCCAAATTTCAGGATCCTTATAAGTGGTTGACTTATTTTCCCCCATTGGCAGTGGAGGACCTCAAGGCTTTTGGCCTGGGCTGTGACTGGAGACGTTCCTTTATTACTACAGACATGAATCCTTTTTTCGATGCCTTTGTGAGGTGGCAGGTTAGGAAACTGAAATCCATGGGCAAGATTGTCAAAGATCTCCGTTACACGATATACTCTCCGATGGATGGGCAACCGTGTGCAGATCATGATAGGTCCAGTGGTGAAGGAGTTCAGCCTCAAGAATACACTGTCATCAAAATGGAACTGATGGCACCTTTTCCTCCTAAATTGGGAGTGTTGGAGGGGAGAAAAGTGTTCCTTGCTGCAGCAACACTGAGACCTGAGACCATGTATGGACAAACAAATGCATGGGTATTGCCTGATGGTAAGTATGGTGCCTTTGAAATCAATGAAACAGATGTGTTTATTCTTACTCAGAGAGCAGCACGTAATCTTGCTTATCAAAAGTACTCTAGGGTCCCAGAGAAACCTACTTGCTTGGTTGAACTGACTGGTTATGATTTGATTGGCCTTCCATTGAAGTCACCACTAGCACTGAACGAGATTATTTATGCTCTTCCTATGTTGACTGTCCTAACAGACAAAGGTACTGGGATTGTGACCAGTGTACCTACCGATTCTCCGGATGATTATATGGCCTTGCATGACTTGAAATCAAAACCTGCTTTTAGGGCAAAATATGGTGTGAAAGATGAGTGGGTACTGCCCTTTGAGAATATCCCTATCATTGATATTCCAGGATTTGGAAATAATGCTGCGGAAAAGGTCTGTGCAGAACTCAAGATCAAAAGCCAGAATGAGAAAGAGAAGCTAGCAGAAGCCAAGAGGTTGACATACTTGAAAGGATTCAATGAAGGAACAATGATTTTGGGGGAGTTTAAGGGAAGAAAAGTCCAGGAGGTTAAACCCTTGATAAGGAGCAAGCTTATAGAGGCGGGGGAGGCAATATCATATAGTGAACCTGAGAAGCGAGTACTATCACGATCAGGTGATGAATGTGTTGTTGCGCTTACAGATCAATGGTACATCACATACGGGgaaactgaatggaaaaaaCTGGCTGAAGAGTGCTTGTCCGGCATGAATTTGTATTCTGATGAGACACGGCATGGATTTGAACACACATTGAGCTGGTTGAATCAGTGGGCTTGTTCACGATCTTTTGGTCTTGGGACTCGCATCCCCTGGGATGAAGAATTCTTAGTTGAGTCATTGTCTGATTCAACTATTTACATGGCTTATTACACCATTGCTCACTTCCTACACAATGGAGACATGTATGGTTCCAGCAAATCTGCAATTAAACCTGAACAAATGACTGATGAGGTCTGGGATTATGTTTTCTGTGATGGCCCATATCCTAAATCATCTGAGATCTCATCATCAATTCTGAGTAAGATGAAGCAGGAGTTTGAATATTGGTATCCTTTTGATCTTCGGGTGTCTGGCAAGGATCTAATACAAAATCATTTGACCTTCTGCATCTACAATCATACAGCTATTATGTCCAAGAAGCACTGGCCTCGTGGTTTCAGATGCAATGGGCACATAATGCTCAATGCTCAGAAAATGTCCAAGTCTACAGGGAACTTTAGAACAATTCGCCAGGCAATTGACGAATTTTCTGCTGATGCCACTCGGTTTTCTCTGGCTGATGCTGGAGATGGTGTTGATGATGCAAATTTTGCATTTGACACTGCCAATGCTGCAATCCTGCGGCTCACTAAAGAGATCTCATGGACGGAAGAAGTTTTGGGTGCAGAGTCTTCTTTGAGAACAGGCCCCCCAACTACTTATGCTGATAGGGTCTTTGCGAATGAGATAAATATTGCTGTGAACAGGACTGAGCAGAATTACAGCGGTTACATGTTCCGAGAAGCCCTCAAGACTGGATTTTATGATCTTCAAGCTGCTAGGGATGAGTATCGGTTTTCATGTGGTGATGGGGGAATGAACCGTGATTTGGTGTGGCGTTTTATGGATGTGCAGACACGTCTTATTACTCCAATCTGCCCACACTATGGAGAATACGTATGGAAGGAACTTTTGAAGAAGGACGGGTTTGTGGTAAACGCAGGATGGCCTTTGGCTGACGCTCCGGACCTAACCCTCCAGAGTGCCAATAAGTATTTGCAGGAATCAATCATTTTAATGAGGAAGCTCCTCCAAAAGCAAGTTTTAGGCTCAAAGAAGGGTAATAAGAAGGGTACTCCAGTTACAGTGTTGACAGAAGACCACAATCTAACTGGCTTAATTTATGTGAATGAGCACTTTGATGGATGGAAGGCAGAGTGCCTGAAAATCCTCCAAATTAACTTTAACAGAGACGGTCGTACTTTTTCTTCAGACAAGGTGATGCAAGAAGCATTGCAAAAAAGTTCTATTGGTCAGTCGAAAGATTTTAGACAAATCCAAAAGCTTTGTATGCCTTTCATGAAATTCAAGAAGGATGAGGCAATTGCAATTGGGGCTCAGGCCTTGGATTTGAAGCTGCCTTTTGGCGAGATTGAGGTCCTGCAAGAGAACTTGGACTTAATTAAGAGACAACTTGGTCTTCAAGAGGTAGAAATATTGTCTGCTACAAATCCTGATGCACTTTCTAAAGCAGGTTCTCTTGTCAAACTGTTAGAGCAGAATCCTCCAGCACCCGGAAGCCCTACTGCCATCTTCTTGACCTG A